In the genome of Budorcas taxicolor isolate Tak-1 chromosome 23, Takin1.1, whole genome shotgun sequence, one region contains:
- the ZDHHC16 gene encoding palmitoyltransferase ZDHHC16, with translation MRGQWSLLLGPARLCLRLLLLLGYRRRRPPLLRGLVQRWRYGKVCLRSLLYNSFGGSDTAVDAAFEPIYWLVDNVIRWCGVVFVVLVIVLTSSIVAIAYLCVLPLILQTYSVPRLCWHFFYSHWNLILIVFHYYQAITTPPGYPPQGRNDMTTVSICKKCINPKPARTHHCSICNRCVLKMDHHCPWLNNCVGHYNHRYFFSFCFFMTLGCVYCSYGSWDLFREAYAAIEKMKQLDKNKLQAVANQTYHQTPPPTFSFRERVTHKSLVYLWFLCSSVALALGALTAWHAVLISRGETSIERHINRKERQRLQAKGRVFRNHYNYGCLDNWKVFLGVDTGRHWLTRVLLPSSHLPHGNGISWDPPPWVTAHSASVMAV, from the exons ATGCGGGGCCAGTGGAGCCTGCTGCTGGGCCCTGCCCGCCTCTGCCTGCGCCTGCTTCTGCTCCTGGGCTACAGGCGCCGCCGCCCACCTCTGCTCCGCGGCCTGGTGCAGCGCTGGCGCTACGGCAAGGTCTGCCTGCGCTCCCTGCTCTACAACTCCTTCGGGGGCAGTGACACCGCCGTGGACGCTGCCTTTGAGCCCATCTACTGGCTGGTGGACAACGTGATCCGCTGGTGTGGGGTG GTGTTCGTGGTGCTGGTGATTGTGCTGACCAGCTCCATCGTGGCCATCGCCTACCTGTGTGTCCTGCCCCTCATCCTCCAAACCTACTCCGTGCCCCGGCTCTGCTGGCATTTCTTCTATAGTCACTGGAATCTGATTCTCATCGTCTTCCATTACTACCAGGCTATCACCACCCCACCTGGATACCCACCCCAG GGCAGGAATGATATGACAACAGTCTCCATCTGTAAGAAGTGCATTAACCCCAAGCCAGCCCGAACGCACCACTGCAGCATCTGCAATAG GTGTGTGCTGAAGATGGATCATCACTGCC CCTGGCTAAACAACTGTGTGGGCCACTATAACCATCGgtacttcttctctttctgctttttcatgacTCTGGGCTGTGTCTACTGCAGCTATGGAAGCTGGGACCTTTTCCGGGAGGCTTATGCTGCCATCGAG AAAATGAAACAGCTCGACAAGAACAAACTACAGGCGGTTGCCAACCAG actTACCATCAGACCCCAccacccaccttctccttccGAGAAAGAGTGACTCACAAGAGTCTTGTCTACCTCTGGTTCCTGTGCAG TTCTGTGGCACTGGCCCTGGGTGCCCTGACTGCATGGCACGCCGTGCTCATCAGTCGAGGTGAGACGAGCATCGAAAGGCACATCAACAGGAAGGAGCGTCAGCGGCTGCAGGCCAAGGGCAGA gtTTTTAGGAATCATTACAACTATGGCTGCTTGGACAACTGGAAGGTATTCCTGGGTGTGGACACAGGAAG GCACTGGCTTACTCGGGTGTTGTTACCTTCCAGTCACTTGCCCCATGGGAACGGAATAAGCTGGGATCCCCCGCCCTGGGTGACTGCTCACTCAGCCTCTGTGATGGCAGTGTGA
- the MMS19 gene encoding MMS19 nucleotide excision repair protein homolog isoform X1 codes for MAAAAALEAVAPLGALWGLVQDFVMGQQEGPADQVAADVKSGSYTVLQVVEALGSSLENPEPQTRARGIQLLSQVLLQCHSLLLEKEVVHLILFYENRLKDHHLVIPSVLQGLRALSLCVALPPGLAVSVLKAIFQEVHVQSLPQVDRHTVYSIITNFMRTREEELKGLGADFTFGFIQVMDGEKDPRNLLVAFRIVYDLISRDYSLGPFVEELFEVTSCYFPIDFTPPPNDPHGIQREDLILSLRAVLASTPRFAEFLLPLLIEKVDSEILSAKLDSLQTLNACCAVYGQKELKDFLPSLWASIRREVFQTASERVEAEGLAALNSLTACLSRSVLRADAEDLLDSFLSNILQDCRHHLCEPDMKLVWPSAKLLQAAAGASARACDHITSDVLPLLLEQFHRHSQSNQRRTILEMILGFLKLQQKWSYEDKDERPLSGFKDQLCSLMFMALADPNTQLQLVGIRTLTVLGAHPDLLSSGDLELAVGHLYRLSFLEEDSQSCRVAALEASGSLATLYPVAFSSHLVPKLAEDLCSEESDLARGDGPTRCSRHPRCLQALSAVSTHPSIVKETLPLLLQHLCQMNRGSVSPGTSEVIAVCQSLQQVAEKCQQDPESCWYFHQTAVPCLLALAVQASTPEKEHSVLKKVLLEDEVLATMASVIATATTHLSPDLAAQSVALIVPLFLDGNISFLPENSFSGRFQPFQDGSSGQRRLVALLMAFVCSLPRNVEIPQLNRLMQELLELSCCQSCPFSSTAAAKCFAGLLNKHPAGQELDEFLQLAVDKVEAGLSSGPCRSQAFTLLLWVTKALVLRYHPLSSCLTERLMGLLSDPELGPAAADGFSLLMSDCTDVLTRAGHAEVRIMFRQRFFTDNVPALVRGFHAAPQDVKPNYLKGLSHVLNRLPKPVLLPELPTLLSLLLEALSCPDSVVQLSTLSCLQPLLLEAPQVMSLHVDTLVTKFLTLSASPSMAVRIAALQCMHALTRLPTPVLLPYKPQVIRALAKPLDDKKRLVRKEAVSARGEWFLLGSPGS; via the exons aTGTGAAGTCTGGAAGCTATACAGTGTTACAAGTGGTGGAAGCCCTTGG GTCTTCTCTAGAGAATCCAGAACCCCAAACTCGGGCACGTGGAATCCAGCTTTTGTCACAGGTGCTCCTCCAGTGTCATTCCttgctcctggagaaggaag TGGTCCACCTGATCCTGTTCTATGAGAACCGGCTGAAGGATCATCATCTCGTGATCCCGTCTGTCCTGCAGGGTTTGAGGGCACTT AGCCTGTGTGTGGCCCTGCCCCCAGGGCTGGCAGTCTCTGTGCTTAAAGCCATCTTCCAGGAGGTCCACGTACAG TCCCTGCCGCAGGTGGACCGACACACAGTCTACAGTATCATCACCAACTTCATGCGAACCCGGGAAGAAG AGCTGAAGGGCCTAGGAGCTGATTTCACCTTTGGCTTCATCCAggtgatggatggggaaaagGATCCCCGTAATCTTCTGGTGGCCTTCCGCATTGTCTATGACCTCATCTCCAGAGACTATAGCCTGG GACCTTTTGTGGAGGAGTTGTTTGAAGTGACATCTTGTTACTTCCCTATTGATTTTACTCCT CCACCTAATGATCCCCATGGCATCCAGAGAGAAGATCTCATCCTGAGTCTTCGAGCTGTGCTGGCTTCTACACCACGCTTTGCTGAG TTCCTGCTGCCCCTGCTGATTGAGAAAGTGGACTCCGAGATTCTGAGTGCCAAGCTGGATTCTCTGCAGACTCTG AATGCTTGCTGTGCCGTGTACGGACAGAAAGAACTAAAGGACTTCCTTCCCAGCCTCTGGGCTTCTATCCGCAGAGAG GTGTTCCAGACGGCAAGTGAGCGGGTAGAGGCCGAGGGCCTGGCGGCCCTCAACTCCCTGACTGCGTGTTTGTCTCGCTCTGTGCTGAGGGCCGATGCTGAGGACCTCCTTGACTCCTTCCTTAGCAACATTCTACAGG actgcaggcaccatctgtgtGAACCGGACATGAAACTGGTGTGGCCTAGCGCCAAACTGCTGCAGGCGGCTGCAGGTGCATCTGCCCGGGCCTGCGACCACATCACCAGCGACgtgctgcctctgctgctggaACAGTTCCACAGGCACAGCCAG AGCAATCAGCGGAGGACAATCCTTGAAATGATCCTGGGTTTCCTGAAGCTGCAGCAGAAATGGAGCTATGAAGACAAGG ATGAAAGACCTCTGAGTGGCTTCAAGGACCAGCTGTGCTCACTGATGTTCATGGCCCTGGCAGACCCCAACACCCAGCTTCAGCTTGTTGGCATTCGCACACTCACAGTGTTGGGTGCTCACCCAG ATCTCCTGTCTTCTGGGGATTTGGAGCTAGCAGTGGGTCACCTGTACAGActgagcttcctggaggaggattCCCAGAGTTG CAGGGTGGCAGCACTGGAGGCATCAGGAAGCCTGGCCACTCTCTACCCCGTGGCCTTCAGCAGCCACCTAGTGCCCAAGCTTGCTGAGGATCTGTGTTCAG AGGAGTCAGATTTGGCTAGAGGGGATGGGCCCACCAGGTGCTCCCGACATCCACGCTGTCTGCAAGCCTTATCAGCTGTATCCACACATCCCAGCATCGTCAAGGAGACGCTGCCTCTTCTGCTGCAGCATCTGTGCCAGATGAACAGAG GGAGTGTGAGTCCAGGAACCAGTGAAGTTATTGCTGTCTGTCAGAGCCTCCAGCAGGTGGCAGAAAAATGCCAGCAAGACCCCGAGAGCTGCTGGTACTTCCATCAGACAGCTGTCCCCTGCCTGCTTGCCTTGGCTGTGCAGGCTTCCACACCAG AGAAGGAGCACTCAGTTCTGAAAAAAGTCCTGTTGGAGGATGAGGTCTTGGCCACTATGGCGTCGGTCATTGCCACTGCCACCACCCACTTGAGCCCTGA CTTAGCCGCCCAGAGTGTCGCCCTCATCGTGCCCCTCTTCTTGGACGGCAACATCTCCTTCCTGCCTGAAAACAGCTTCTCTGGCAGATTCCAGCCATTCCAG GATGGCTCCTCAGGGCAGAGACGACTGGTCGCACTGCTTATGGCCTTTGTCTGCTCCCTGCCTCGAAAC GTGGAAATCCCACAGCTGAACCGACTCATGCAGGAGCTTTTAGAGCTGAGCTGCTGCCAgagctgccccttctcctctacTGCAGCCGCCAAGTGCTTCGCAGGACTCCTAAACAAGCACCCTGCAG GGCAAGAGCTGGATGAATTTCTGCAGCTGGCTGTGGACAAAGTGGAGGCTGGGCTGAGCTCTGGGCCCTGTCGTAGTCAGGCCTTCACACTGCTTCTCTGG GTCACAAAGGCCTTAGTGCTTAGATACCATCCTCTCAGTTCCTGCCTTACAGAGCGG CTCATGGGCCTCCTGAGTGATCCAGAACTAGGCCCGGCAGCAGCTGATGGCTTCTCTCTGCTCATGTCCGACTGCACTGACGTGCTAACTCGTGCTGGCCATGCTGAAGTGCGGATCATGTTCCGCCAGCGGTTCTTCACGGATAACGTGCCCGCTTTGGTCCGGGGCTTCCATGCTGCTCCGCAAG atgtgaaGCCAAACTACCTGAAGGGTCTGTCTCATGTACTTAACAGGCTACCAAAGCCTGTGCTCTTGCCAGAGCTGCCCACG CTGCTCTCCCTGCTGCTGGAGGCCCTGTCCTGCCCTGACTCGGTGGTGCAGCTCTCAACCCTCAGCTGCCTTCAGCCTCTTCTACTGGAAGCGCCCCAGGTCATGAGTCTCCACGTCGACACCCTCGTCACCAAGTTCCTGACCCTCAGTGCCAGCCCTTCCATG GCGGTCCGGATCGCTGCACTGCAGTGCATGCACGCTCTCACTCGCCTGCCCACCCCCGTG CTGCTGCCATACAAACCACAGGTGATCCGGGCCTTAGCCAAACCCCTGGATGATAAGAAGAGGCTGGTGCGCAAGGAAGCAGTGTCAGCCAGGGGAGAATG GTTTCTGCTGGGGAGCCCTGGCAGCTGA
- the MMS19 gene encoding MMS19 nucleotide excision repair protein homolog isoform X2, with protein MAAAAALEAVAPLGALWGLVQDFVMGQQEGPADQVAADVKSGSYTVLQVVEALGSSLENPEPQTRARGIQLLSQVLLQCHSLLLEKEVVHLILFYENRLKDHHLVIPSVLQGLRALSLCVALPPGLAVSVLKAIFQEVHVQSLPQVDRHTVYSIITNFMRTREEELKGLGADFTFGFIQVMDGEKDPRNLLVAFRIVYDLISRDYSLGPFVEELFEVTSCYFPIDFTPPPNDPHGIQREDLILSLRAVLASTPRFAEFLLPLLIEKVDSEILSAKLDSLQTLNACCAVYGQKELKDFLPSLWASIRREVFQTASERVEAEGLAALNSLTACLSRSVLRADAEDLLDSFLSNILQDCRHHLCEPDMKLVWPSAKLLQAAAGASARACDHITSDVLPLLLEQFHRHSQSNQRRTILEMILGFLKLQQKWSYEDKDERPLSGFKDQLCSLMFMALADPNTQLQLVGIRTLTVLGAHPDLLSSGDLELAVGHLYRLSFLEEDSQSWVAALEASGSLATLYPVAFSSHLVPKLAEDLCSEESDLARGDGPTRCSRHPRCLQALSAVSTHPSIVKETLPLLLQHLCQMNRGSVSPGTSEVIAVCQSLQQVAEKCQQDPESCWYFHQTAVPCLLALAVQASTPEKEHSVLKKVLLEDEVLATMASVIATATTHLSPDLAAQSVALIVPLFLDGNISFLPENSFSGRFQPFQDGSSGQRRLVALLMAFVCSLPRNVEIPQLNRLMQELLELSCCQSCPFSSTAAAKCFAGLLNKHPAGQELDEFLQLAVDKVEAGLSSGPCRSQAFTLLLWVTKALVLRYHPLSSCLTERLMGLLSDPELGPAAADGFSLLMSDCTDVLTRAGHAEVRIMFRQRFFTDNVPALVRGFHAAPQDVKPNYLKGLSHVLNRLPKPVLLPELPTLLSLLLEALSCPDSVVQLSTLSCLQPLLLEAPQVMSLHVDTLVTKFLTLSASPSMAVRIAALQCMHALTRLPTPVLLPYKPQVIRALAKPLDDKKRLVRKEAVSARGEWFLLGSPGS; from the exons aTGTGAAGTCTGGAAGCTATACAGTGTTACAAGTGGTGGAAGCCCTTGG GTCTTCTCTAGAGAATCCAGAACCCCAAACTCGGGCACGTGGAATCCAGCTTTTGTCACAGGTGCTCCTCCAGTGTCATTCCttgctcctggagaaggaag TGGTCCACCTGATCCTGTTCTATGAGAACCGGCTGAAGGATCATCATCTCGTGATCCCGTCTGTCCTGCAGGGTTTGAGGGCACTT AGCCTGTGTGTGGCCCTGCCCCCAGGGCTGGCAGTCTCTGTGCTTAAAGCCATCTTCCAGGAGGTCCACGTACAG TCCCTGCCGCAGGTGGACCGACACACAGTCTACAGTATCATCACCAACTTCATGCGAACCCGGGAAGAAG AGCTGAAGGGCCTAGGAGCTGATTTCACCTTTGGCTTCATCCAggtgatggatggggaaaagGATCCCCGTAATCTTCTGGTGGCCTTCCGCATTGTCTATGACCTCATCTCCAGAGACTATAGCCTGG GACCTTTTGTGGAGGAGTTGTTTGAAGTGACATCTTGTTACTTCCCTATTGATTTTACTCCT CCACCTAATGATCCCCATGGCATCCAGAGAGAAGATCTCATCCTGAGTCTTCGAGCTGTGCTGGCTTCTACACCACGCTTTGCTGAG TTCCTGCTGCCCCTGCTGATTGAGAAAGTGGACTCCGAGATTCTGAGTGCCAAGCTGGATTCTCTGCAGACTCTG AATGCTTGCTGTGCCGTGTACGGACAGAAAGAACTAAAGGACTTCCTTCCCAGCCTCTGGGCTTCTATCCGCAGAGAG GTGTTCCAGACGGCAAGTGAGCGGGTAGAGGCCGAGGGCCTGGCGGCCCTCAACTCCCTGACTGCGTGTTTGTCTCGCTCTGTGCTGAGGGCCGATGCTGAGGACCTCCTTGACTCCTTCCTTAGCAACATTCTACAGG actgcaggcaccatctgtgtGAACCGGACATGAAACTGGTGTGGCCTAGCGCCAAACTGCTGCAGGCGGCTGCAGGTGCATCTGCCCGGGCCTGCGACCACATCACCAGCGACgtgctgcctctgctgctggaACAGTTCCACAGGCACAGCCAG AGCAATCAGCGGAGGACAATCCTTGAAATGATCCTGGGTTTCCTGAAGCTGCAGCAGAAATGGAGCTATGAAGACAAGG ATGAAAGACCTCTGAGTGGCTTCAAGGACCAGCTGTGCTCACTGATGTTCATGGCCCTGGCAGACCCCAACACCCAGCTTCAGCTTGTTGGCATTCGCACACTCACAGTGTTGGGTGCTCACCCAG ATCTCCTGTCTTCTGGGGATTTGGAGCTAGCAGTGGGTCACCTGTACAGActgagcttcctggaggaggattCCCAGAGTTG GGTGGCAGCACTGGAGGCATCAGGAAGCCTGGCCACTCTCTACCCCGTGGCCTTCAGCAGCCACCTAGTGCCCAAGCTTGCTGAGGATCTGTGTTCAG AGGAGTCAGATTTGGCTAGAGGGGATGGGCCCACCAGGTGCTCCCGACATCCACGCTGTCTGCAAGCCTTATCAGCTGTATCCACACATCCCAGCATCGTCAAGGAGACGCTGCCTCTTCTGCTGCAGCATCTGTGCCAGATGAACAGAG GGAGTGTGAGTCCAGGAACCAGTGAAGTTATTGCTGTCTGTCAGAGCCTCCAGCAGGTGGCAGAAAAATGCCAGCAAGACCCCGAGAGCTGCTGGTACTTCCATCAGACAGCTGTCCCCTGCCTGCTTGCCTTGGCTGTGCAGGCTTCCACACCAG AGAAGGAGCACTCAGTTCTGAAAAAAGTCCTGTTGGAGGATGAGGTCTTGGCCACTATGGCGTCGGTCATTGCCACTGCCACCACCCACTTGAGCCCTGA CTTAGCCGCCCAGAGTGTCGCCCTCATCGTGCCCCTCTTCTTGGACGGCAACATCTCCTTCCTGCCTGAAAACAGCTTCTCTGGCAGATTCCAGCCATTCCAG GATGGCTCCTCAGGGCAGAGACGACTGGTCGCACTGCTTATGGCCTTTGTCTGCTCCCTGCCTCGAAAC GTGGAAATCCCACAGCTGAACCGACTCATGCAGGAGCTTTTAGAGCTGAGCTGCTGCCAgagctgccccttctcctctacTGCAGCCGCCAAGTGCTTCGCAGGACTCCTAAACAAGCACCCTGCAG GGCAAGAGCTGGATGAATTTCTGCAGCTGGCTGTGGACAAAGTGGAGGCTGGGCTGAGCTCTGGGCCCTGTCGTAGTCAGGCCTTCACACTGCTTCTCTGG GTCACAAAGGCCTTAGTGCTTAGATACCATCCTCTCAGTTCCTGCCTTACAGAGCGG CTCATGGGCCTCCTGAGTGATCCAGAACTAGGCCCGGCAGCAGCTGATGGCTTCTCTCTGCTCATGTCCGACTGCACTGACGTGCTAACTCGTGCTGGCCATGCTGAAGTGCGGATCATGTTCCGCCAGCGGTTCTTCACGGATAACGTGCCCGCTTTGGTCCGGGGCTTCCATGCTGCTCCGCAAG atgtgaaGCCAAACTACCTGAAGGGTCTGTCTCATGTACTTAACAGGCTACCAAAGCCTGTGCTCTTGCCAGAGCTGCCCACG CTGCTCTCCCTGCTGCTGGAGGCCCTGTCCTGCCCTGACTCGGTGGTGCAGCTCTCAACCCTCAGCTGCCTTCAGCCTCTTCTACTGGAAGCGCCCCAGGTCATGAGTCTCCACGTCGACACCCTCGTCACCAAGTTCCTGACCCTCAGTGCCAGCCCTTCCATG GCGGTCCGGATCGCTGCACTGCAGTGCATGCACGCTCTCACTCGCCTGCCCACCCCCGTG CTGCTGCCATACAAACCACAGGTGATCCGGGCCTTAGCCAAACCCCTGGATGATAAGAAGAGGCTGGTGCGCAAGGAAGCAGTGTCAGCCAGGGGAGAATG GTTTCTGCTGGGGAGCCCTGGCAGCTGA